A portion of the Ascaphus truei isolate aAscTru1 chromosome 14, aAscTru1.hap1, whole genome shotgun sequence genome contains these proteins:
- the LOC142465374 gene encoding sulfotransferase 1 family member D1-like, with translation MQALGLLRGVLMKKHHVENWEQVEHFQARPDDPVIAPYPKAGTTWISEIVDMIYSGGDHEKCQRDNIFNRVPYLELIIPGIISGVKQLEALPSPRLVKTHLPIQLMPDSFWENTCVMGEGVWPGIKGVTPHLATPGRVN, from the exons ATGCAGGCTCTGGGTCTTCTGCGTGGGGTTCTCATGAAGAAACACCATGTAGAGAACTGGGAACAGGTGGAACACTTTCAGGCCAGGCCAGATGACCCGGTTATAGCCCCTTATCCTAAAGCAG GAACTACATGGATTAGTGAAATTGTGGACATGATTTATAGTGGTGGAGATCATGAGAAATGTCAGCGTGACAATATATTTAACCGCGTGCCATATCTGGAGTTAATAATTCCCGGGATAATTTCAG GTGTAAAGCAGCTGGAGGCCCTACCTTCTCCAAGACTGGTGAAGACGCATCTCCCCATCCAGCTAATGCCGGACTCCTTCTGGGAAAACAcctgtgtcatgggagagggggtttggcccggtattaaaggggttacaccccatttggccacccccggaAGGGTTAACTAg